CGAGCTGCAATGCTGCGTCTGCTGTGGGACGAGGTGCCACACGCCGGAGGCGCCGCCAGTGAGTCTGTACACTCGCGCCAGCCTGggtgcagcagagccgcTGGTGCGTTATCGGCTCACGTGCAGGCAACAATGAACTCCATTTACCGAGCATATCTTCCCCAAGCACAACGGGGGCACGACGGTAAGGCTCTGCCTTCGTCAGCTagcggcagcaacacgcTCCCCAGAGCCATCGCCCAGAGCCACAGCCGCGAAGGCGTTATTTCGGCGCAGGATGCAACGCGAGTGGAGCAGTTCTTGTTCGACGGCgtatcctcctcctcctccgttgcTTCGCCACTCTCAGCAGGAGCGATCCTGAAGTCTATCGCACAAACCTTCATCCCAGCGTTGGGGTCAAACCTTTGAGGACTGCTAGAGAGCGTCGGTTGGGGTCCGGTGCGGTGCACGGATGGGTTGCGGCTTTCACGTCTTCTTTCCCCGTATCCCTTACGCGCTTGGTTCTCTGCACCCGCTtctttgtgggtgtgtgggtgtgtcttgGGAAATGGCGCAGATCAGGAATGATGTTTGGGCCCTTCATGATGAAGCGCCCCTCAAAGCACGATGATGCGTACAAGCAACTTCACAGCGTCGCCTACGCGGCAGACAAGGCCCAGCCTGACACGTGCAGGTGAAACAAGCAGGAAAGGTACAACAAACGTAACTTGCTTCCAGGCGTCGTGATGCAACAATCCCCCGTGCGCTTCAGCACTTCACGGCTTACCTATGTGACTGGCCattccctcttcgccgccgttgcAGGACTGTTATCTTCCCCAACCACCGTCACACCagcctttcccctcccctcgcctccccccttccgcTCATCGCCACTCCTCGCTGGGACCGCCACGATTTCCTCTGCTCAGTTGTCTCTGTGTACCGTCACGTCGTGTTGTTGCACTCCGCCTTTGTGTCTTTGCGATCACTCTCATCGAGTCCGCAAGGCACGGACGGGTGGACGTCACTGCGGTACCGCTGTTTTGCGCCTGGGGGCGTGTGTCCAGCAAACAGCACCCCCTATCTCCATCCCCAAGTTCTTGACCTCTCAGGTTGCCACCtcactcctcttctttcctcttttctctcgctgaaACTGTACGCACAGATGCACGCGCAACAATGGACTCGTATGTCGATCTGCTGAACCTCAACTTCATGTACTCCCTGCGCACAGGGAACCTGTTGACAGACATGATGATTGCGGCCTTGCTGCCACTCGTGTCGAGTGCGATAGCCTACCTCACGCGTACGTGGTGGCCGCAGCTGGTGAGTCGCGTCCTCTCCTACTTCGCCAACGTTGACAGCACAAGTGCTACCTTCAAGACGCTTGAGCACAGCGGTGGGCTCTACTACGGCCATACCCTGCGAGTGGCACTGTCGACGTATGTGACGAAGGTGCTGAAGCCTCGCTTCGATGTGGCAGAGCTGAAGTACATCTCTATTCCAGGAAAGTTGCTTCGAGATGCGGGGAGCTACACCGAAGCCCTGCGTGACTACTGTTTCGTGGACGCCGGCCCGGCCAAGGAGCTCCCCATGCGTCTCACGACGCACCTTGAGCTGAAGCAGAGCGTCGCCGgagacgacaacgacaaAAGCGGACGGAGCAAAGGTGAGGGCCGTCAAGGTGAGCCTGGGAATTCGGTAGCGGCCCAGGAGTCGCTCTTCACCATCACGCAGTACAAGCATAGCTTCCCCACATTCATGAGGGGGCTCTGCTTGACGCGCGCGAACACAACGGAGGCCTCGGAGGCGAGCGAAGCtgtcgcgcagctggagcgCGATGCCAACGCCAACGGCGACGCTATCCAGTCTCTCTTGGAACGCTCGCTGGAACACTACCGCTTCCAGTATAAAGAAGCCACGAAGCGCACAGAGCGCTACCTCTATCAGCCGTTGCTGACGCGGCAGAAACTCGGCTTCGGCGCATTGGTGTGTAACTGCTATCCGCTGCGCTCTGAGAAGACATTTcagtctctcttcttccccgcCAAGCCGCGACTCATCAAGCTCATTGATGACTTTGAAAAGAAAACCGGCAAATACGCAATCCCCGGATACCCGCAgaagctggtgctgctgctctacgGACCCCCCGGCACCGGCAAAACAAGTCTTGCCAAGGCCGTTGCCGCCTACACTAAGCGGGACCTGTTTGCCATCTCACTCTCCCGCATTCGCAACGACGAGGAGCTGATCAAGTGCATGTTCAGCGGTCGCTTTAAAgtaaaagagaagcaaaatgACAGCAACTTCGACAACTGCAGGGGCTGCAGGGGCAGCAACGACTCGATGGAGGTGCTAGACCCGGCGAAGCTCGTGTACATCCTCGAGGATGTGGACGCCACGACAGCCATTGTCCTCAAGGATGAgtcggaggagggagaagctggaggagaggagcggaaACAACAGAAGAGACGTAGGGCAGAAGTCTCGAcaacgccaccgctgtcaaGTGACACGAAGAGCAGTGATAGGGTGACTGGCGAGAACAGCGATGCCGCTGACGTGGTCTCATCGGGAAAGGCAAGCACATCATCAGAGAAGGCCTTGACGAAGCACGAGATGGTGAAGGTGACGGCCAAGAACCAAAGAGCTGCTAGTGCCCTCACTATCGAGGGGCTCACGAAGGCGCTGAACGGCGTGCTGGACTTTCCGCAGCGCATTGTCATCATGACGACAAACCACATTGAGAAGCTACACCCA
The window above is part of the Leishmania panamensis strain MHOM/PA/94/PSC-1 chromosome 33 sequence genome. Proteins encoded here:
- a CDS encoding hypothetical protein (TriTrypDB/GeneDB-style sysID: LpmP.33.1260), with protein sequence MDSYVDLLNLNFMYSLRTGNLLTDMMIAALLPLVSSAIAYLTRTWWPQLVSRVLSYFANVDSTSATFKTLEHSGGLYYGHTLRVALSTYVTKVLKPRFDVAELKYISIPGKLLRDAGSYTEALRDYCFVDAGPAKELPMRLTTHLELKQSVAGDDNDKSGRSKGEGRQGEPGNSVAAQESLFTITQYKHSFPTFMRGLCLTRANTTEASEASEAVAQLERDANANGDAIQSLLERSLEHYRFQYKEATKRTERYLYQPLLTRQKLGFGALVCNCYPLRSEKTFQSLFFPAKPRLIKLIDDFEKKTGKYAIPGYPQKLVLLLYGPPGTGKTSLAKAVAAYTKRDLFAISLSRIRNDEELIKCMFSGRFKVKEKQNDSNFDNCRGCRGSNDSMEVLDPAKLVYILEDVDATTAIVLKDESEEGEAGGEERKQQKRRRAEVSTTPPLSSDTKSSDRVTGENSDAADVVSSGKASTSSEKALTKHEMVKVTAKNQRAASALTIEGLTKALNGVLDFPQRIVIMTTNHIEKLHPSLLRPGVVTMKLHMHNFDAACAVAMVEHYFSHTTLLPAQLEELRSLLEAASVNTSKLDSTMSTSDDSANSSTPNTKDLSPAELELRCAECDTIEELLEVLRQGSRVNIF